A stretch of Sphingorhabdus sp. YGSMI21 DNA encodes these proteins:
- the ald gene encoding alanine dehydrogenase produces MRVGTPREIKNHEYRVGLTPESVRELTANGHDVLVETGAGLGIGAEDSEYVAAGATIAATAAEIFEKCEMVVKVKEPQAVERAMLREGQILFTYLHLAPDPEQTADLVKSRATCIAYETVTGTGGLPLLKPMSQVAGRMSIQAGATALEKAHGGRGILLGGVPGVAPGKVTIIGGGVVGFNAAQMAAGLGADVTILDRDPDVLESVGTHFESRAKTRFSNKANLAECVAEADLVIGAVLIPGAEAPKLVTRDMLSTMRPGSVLCDVAIDQGGCFETSKPTTHENPTYVVDDIVHYCVANMPGAVSRTSTYALNNVTLPHTLAIANKGWESALREDRHLAEGLNVWDGHVTYKAVAEDLGYDYMPVSEVVGLKA; encoded by the coding sequence ATGCGCGTTGGTACCCCCAGAGAAATCAAGAATCACGAATATCGGGTCGGCCTGACCCCCGAATCGGTCCGCGAGCTGACCGCCAATGGCCATGATGTGCTGGTCGAGACCGGCGCCGGCCTTGGCATCGGCGCCGAAGATTCCGAATATGTCGCCGCCGGTGCAACCATTGCTGCGACCGCTGCCGAAATCTTCGAAAAATGCGAAATGGTGGTCAAGGTCAAGGAACCGCAGGCGGTTGAACGGGCGATGCTGCGCGAAGGCCAGATATTGTTCACCTATCTCCACCTCGCGCCCGATCCGGAACAGACCGCCGATCTGGTCAAATCCAGGGCAACCTGCATTGCCTATGAGACGGTAACCGGCACCGGCGGGCTCCCCCTGCTCAAGCCGATGAGCCAGGTCGCCGGCCGCATGTCGATCCAGGCCGGCGCAACCGCGCTGGAAAAAGCCCATGGCGGCCGCGGCATATTGCTCGGCGGCGTCCCCGGCGTGGCTCCCGGCAAGGTCACGATCATCGGCGGCGGTGTCGTCGGTTTCAACGCTGCACAAATGGCCGCCGGCCTCGGCGCGGATGTGACGATCCTGGACCGTGATCCGGACGTGCTCGAATCGGTGGGCACCCATTTCGAATCGCGGGCCAAGACGCGCTTCTCGAACAAGGCCAATCTGGCCGAATGTGTGGCCGAAGCGGATCTGGTGATCGGCGCGGTGCTGATCCCCGGAGCAGAAGCGCCGAAACTGGTGACCCGCGACATGCTGTCGACCATGCGGCCCGGTTCGGTATTGTGCGACGTGGCGATCGACCAGGGCGGCTGTTTCGAAACCTCGAAGCCGACCACCCACGAAAATCCGACCTATGTGGTCGACGATATCGTCCATTATTGCGTCGCCAATATGCCCGGTGCGGTCTCGCGGACCTCGACCTATGCGCTCAACAATGTGACCCTGCCGCACACGCTGGCGATTGCCAACAAGGGCTGGGAAAGCGCGCTGCGCGAGGATCGTCATCTGGCCGAGGGGCTGAACGTGTGGGATGGTCATGTAACCTACAAGGCGGTCGCCGAGGATCTGGGCTATGACTATATGCCGGTGTCGGAGGTTGTGGGATTGAAGGCTTAA
- a CDS encoding oxidoreductase: MAAADQKPLGSGFHAKSEPHEILAGIDLTGKTAIVTGGYSGIGLETTRALANAGATVIVPVRDPAKAEENLASIEGDVSSATMDLADLDSVRGFASSVYDSIDALDLLINNAGIMACPLERVGPGWESQFGVNHMGHFALTKALLPLLEKASAPRVVALSSIAHKRGGILWDDIQFQTSEYQKWVAYAQAKSANALFANALSRRMQAFGGRAFSVHPGGIFTPLQRHLPVDEQVELGWLNKDGSVPPAVAAIFKTPAQGCTTSLWAATSPLLNDMPGVYCEDCDVAQLMGEDSLPYQHCAPHITVDEDAERLWEISEKLLAAA, encoded by the coding sequence ATGGCAGCAGCAGACCAGAAACCGCTCGGATCGGGCTTTCACGCGAAGAGCGAACCGCACGAGATACTCGCCGGCATCGATCTGACAGGCAAGACCGCGATCGTCACCGGCGGCTATTCCGGCATTGGTCTGGAAACCACCCGGGCGCTGGCGAATGCCGGTGCCACGGTGATCGTCCCGGTGCGCGATCCGGCCAAGGCGGAGGAGAATCTTGCCTCGATCGAGGGCGATGTCTCCTCGGCAACGATGGACCTCGCCGATCTCGATTCGGTGCGCGGCTTTGCCTCTTCGGTCTATGACTCTATCGATGCGCTCGACCTGCTGATCAACAATGCCGGTATCATGGCTTGCCCGCTCGAACGCGTCGGGCCGGGCTGGGAAAGCCAGTTTGGCGTCAATCATATGGGCCATTTCGCGCTGACCAAGGCGCTCCTGCCCTTGCTCGAAAAGGCAAGCGCACCACGCGTCGTCGCGCTGTCATCGATTGCCCACAAGCGAGGTGGCATCCTTTGGGACGATATCCAGTTCCAGACTAGCGAATATCAGAAATGGGTCGCCTATGCCCAGGCGAAGAGCGCCAACGCCCTGTTCGCCAATGCGCTCAGCCGGCGGATGCAGGCCTTTGGCGGACGCGCTTTCTCGGTCCATCCGGGCGGGATTTTCACGCCATTGCAGCGCCATTTGCCGGTCGACGAGCAGGTTGAACTGGGCTGGCTGAACAAGGACGGCAGCGTGCCACCGGCGGTTGCCGCAATCTTCAAGACGCCGGCACAGGGCTGCACCACCAGCCTGTGGGCCGCCACCTCACCGCTGCTCAATGACATGCCCGGCGTCTATTGCGAGGATTGCGACGTCGCGCAGCTGATGGGCGAGGATAGCCTGCCCTATCAGCATTGCGCGCCGCATATCACGGTGGATGAAGACGCCGAGCGACTCTGGGAGATCAGCGAGAAACTGCTCGCCGCTGCATGA
- a CDS encoding DUF5818 domain-containing protein encodes MMETEDQGAGEYGGLLQRDASGFLLQCDDGQRYRLELLRTPVDEVEKRVVVIGRVIDGTLLEADGIRLA; translated from the coding sequence ATGATGGAGACGGAAGACCAGGGTGCCGGTGAATATGGCGGTCTGCTGCAGCGCGATGCGAGCGGCTTTCTGTTGCAATGCGATGATGGCCAGCGCTACCGGCTCGAACTGCTGCGCACGCCGGTTGACGAGGTCGAGAAGCGGGTGGTGGTAATCGGCCGGGTCATCGACGGCACGCTCCTGGAAGCGGACGGGATAAGGCTGGCATGA
- a CDS encoding GNAT family N-acetyltransferase, translated as MNFVPAQNGDIPALHALVESAYRGESARRGWTHEADLLGGQRTDAEALREMIAADNQVILLAKKGNAITGCVQLSRVGGGLAYLGLLTVDPALQAAGLGKQLLGESERFVRDQWQANAIEMTVIRQREDLIAYYERRGYARTGELRPFPHGDRRFGLPKTTELEFAVLRKPV; from the coding sequence ATGAATTTCGTACCTGCACAAAACGGCGATATCCCGGCGCTCCACGCGCTGGTCGAAAGCGCCTATCGCGGAGAGAGCGCGCGGCGCGGCTGGACCCACGAAGCGGACCTGCTCGGCGGGCAGCGGACCGATGCCGAGGCGTTGCGCGAAATGATCGCGGCGGACAATCAGGTGATCCTGCTTGCAAAGAAGGGCAATGCGATCACCGGATGCGTCCAGCTCTCCCGTGTCGGTGGGGGGCTTGCCTATCTCGGGCTGCTGACTGTGGATCCTGCCTTGCAGGCGGCTGGCCTCGGCAAGCAATTGCTGGGAGAGTCAGAACGGTTTGTGCGGGATCAATGGCAGGCCAATGCGATCGAGATGACCGTCATCCGCCAGCGCGAGGACCTGATCGCCTATTACGAACGCCGCGGTTATGCGCGGACCGGCGAGCTGCGTCCCTTCCCGCATGGTGATCGGCGCTTCGGCCTGCCGAAGACCACGGAACTGGAATTCGCGGTGTTGCGCAAGCCTGTCTAG
- the rpoN gene encoding RNA polymerase factor sigma-54, producing MALAPRLDLRQSQSLVMTPQLQQAIKLLTLSNLELETFISDEIEKNPLLDTGEISTESGESGDGPEPPAEPGAQGSDEILSAGPSEAEAALDMEGHTDSFTNNSLSDSDGALDGQLGLNGASSGSAPGGEAPDFENMLVAETNLTDYLMEQAGAVLSGIDLFVAQHIIDQIDECGYLQAELLELAQRLNVGLVDVERILGVVQTLDPVGVGARDLAECLALQARDADRYDPAMARLIDNLDLLAKGALPQLKRICGVDDEDLMDMISELRNYDPKPGCKIGGGAVESVVPDVFVAERTNRWIIEVNSATLPKVLVNRSYYSELKDGAQDKQSKEWLNECLADANWLVKALDQRQRTIVKVATEIVKQQEEFFRKGVAHLRPLTLKNIAEQIEMHESTVSRVTSNKYLSCSRGTFELKYFFTSGIQSSTGGEAASAEAVKSHIKSLIDNEDPKKILSDDKLVALLKERGFDIARRTVAKYREALGLGSSVQRRRQKALEGKAA from the coding sequence ATGGCACTCGCGCCTCGCCTCGATTTGCGACAAAGCCAGTCGCTGGTGATGACGCCACAACTGCAGCAGGCGATCAAGCTGCTGACCTTGTCCAATCTCGAACTGGAAACCTTCATTTCCGACGAGATCGAGAAGAACCCGCTTCTGGATACCGGCGAAATATCGACCGAGAGCGGCGAGTCTGGCGATGGTCCGGAGCCGCCCGCCGAACCGGGCGCGCAGGGCAGCGACGAAATATTGTCTGCCGGACCTTCGGAAGCCGAAGCGGCTCTGGATATGGAAGGGCATACGGACAGTTTTACCAATAACAGCCTGTCGGACAGCGATGGCGCGCTCGACGGACAGCTCGGATTGAACGGTGCCAGTTCCGGTTCGGCACCCGGGGGCGAAGCGCCCGATTTCGAGAATATGCTGGTGGCCGAGACAAATCTCACCGACTATCTGATGGAACAGGCCGGCGCAGTGCTTTCCGGAATCGATCTTTTTGTCGCGCAGCATATCATCGACCAGATCGACGAATGCGGCTATTTGCAGGCAGAGTTGCTGGAGCTGGCGCAGCGCCTGAATGTCGGTCTTGTCGACGTCGAGCGCATTTTGGGTGTCGTCCAGACACTGGACCCGGTCGGTGTCGGCGCCAGAGATCTGGCAGAATGTCTGGCATTGCAGGCCAGGGATGCGGACCGTTATGATCCCGCCATGGCGCGGCTGATCGATAATCTCGATCTGCTGGCCAAGGGCGCGCTGCCGCAGCTCAAGCGCATATGCGGTGTCGATGACGAAGACCTGATGGATATGATCAGCGAATTGCGCAATTACGATCCGAAGCCCGGCTGCAAGATCGGCGGCGGGGCGGTCGAGTCCGTGGTGCCGGACGTGTTTGTCGCGGAACGGACCAACCGCTGGATCATCGAAGTGAACAGCGCCACCCTGCCCAAAGTGCTGGTGAACCGCAGCTATTATTCCGAACTGAAGGACGGCGCGCAGGACAAGCAGTCGAAGGAATGGCTGAACGAATGCCTCGCCGACGCCAACTGGCTGGTCAAGGCGCTCGATCAGCGGCAGCGGACGATCGTCAAGGTCGCGACCGAGATCGTCAAGCAGCAGGAAGAGTTTTTCCGTAAGGGTGTAGCGCATCTCCGGCCGTTGACGCTTAAGAATATCGCCGAGCAGATCGAGATGCATGAGTCGACCGTCAGCCGGGTGACATCCAACAAATATCTCTCCTGCTCGCGCGGGACGTTCGAGCTCAAATATTTCTTCACCAGCGGAATCCAGTCCTCGACCGGTGGCGAAGCGGCGTCGGCGGAAGCGGTAAAAAGTCATATCAAATCCCTGATCGATAACGAGGATCCCAAGAAGATCCTGTCCGACGACAAGCTGGTCGCCCTGCTCAAGGAGCGGGGGTTCGACATTGCCCGGCGCACCGTGGCCAAATATCGCGAAGCGCTGGGTCTGGGCAGCTCGGTCCAGCGGCGCCGGCAGAAGGCGCTCGAAGGCAAGGCCGCCTAG
- the lptB gene encoding LPS export ABC transporter ATP-binding protein produces MADPGAAMASDAMEHGLAVVSIAKSYDKRSVLSDVSLSVGRGEVVGLLGPNGAGKTTCFYSVMGLVRPDAGRIMLDGEDITSLPMYRRAILGIGYLPQETSIFRGMTVEQNIMAVLEMVEPDSGVRAETLDRLLDEFGLMKLRGSPAMALSGGERRRCEIARALAASPSIVLLDEPFAGIDPLSIADIRDLVCQLRERGIGVLITDHNVRETLDIVDRACIIYDGQVLFAGSPEDLVADANVRRLYLGEGFAL; encoded by the coding sequence ATGGCCGATCCGGGTGCCGCGATGGCCAGCGATGCCATGGAACATGGCCTGGCGGTGGTTTCAATCGCCAAGAGCTACGACAAGCGTTCGGTTCTTTCCGATGTTTCCCTTTCTGTGGGCCGGGGCGAAGTCGTCGGGTTGCTCGGCCCCAACGGTGCGGGCAAAACGACTTGCTTCTATTCGGTCATGGGTCTGGTCCGGCCGGATGCCGGACGGATCATGCTCGACGGAGAGGATATCACGTCGCTGCCGATGTATCGTCGTGCGATTCTCGGCATCGGATATCTCCCGCAGGAAACATCGATCTTCCGCGGTATGACCGTCGAGCAGAATATCATGGCGGTGCTCGAGATGGTGGAGCCCGACTCCGGCGTGAGAGCGGAAACGCTCGACCGTCTGCTCGATGAATTCGGACTGATGAAATTGCGCGGTTCCCCGGCGATGGCGCTGTCGGGCGGTGAACGGCGGCGCTGCGAGATTGCCCGCGCGCTCGCGGCAAGCCCCTCAATCGTGCTGCTCGACGAACCCTTTGCCGGCATCGATCCCCTGTCGATCGCCGATATCCGTGATCTGGTTTGCCAGCTGCGCGAGCGCGGCATCGGCGTGTTGATCACCGACCATAATGTGCGCGAGACACTGGATATCGTCGACCGCGCCTGCATCATCTACGACGGCCAGGTATTGTTCGCTGGCAGTCCGGAAGACCTGGTTGCCGATGCCAATGTTCGCAGGCTCTATCTCGGCGAGGGCTTTGCGCTCTAG
- a CDS encoding LptA/OstA family protein: MKLHPFLSLTAGSFVLASAFLLFTDSAPAQVFGSHDSNAPVNFNAGRIEVQDRADRVVLSGSVRVDQAGLTLNAARMTVAYRSTGGIEIDRIDASGGVTIRKAGDTASGDVAIYDLNRRLITLIGNVTLTQGTNRLSGGRVIIDLESGRSTIDGRSTGGSSVGSQDSSGRVSGTFTVPQRKD; the protein is encoded by the coding sequence ATGAAATTACACCCTTTTCTTTCCCTGACTGCGGGCAGTTTTGTTCTTGCTTCTGCATTTCTCCTGTTCACGGATTCGGCACCGGCCCAGGTATTCGGAAGCCATGACAGCAATGCACCGGTGAATTTCAACGCCGGACGGATCGAGGTTCAGGACCGGGCCGACCGCGTTGTCCTGTCGGGTTCCGTGCGAGTCGATCAGGCCGGGCTGACGCTCAATGCAGCGCGCATGACCGTGGCCTATCGCAGCACCGGCGGGATCGAGATCGACCGGATTGACGCATCGGGCGGTGTCACCATCCGCAAGGCCGGCGATACCGCTTCTGGAGATGTCGCCATTTATGACCTCAACCGGAGACTGATAACCCTGATCGGCAATGTCACGCTTACTCAGGGAACGAATCGACTCTCCGGTGGCCGGGTCATTATCGACCTCGAATCAGGCAGGTCGACGATCGACGGGCGTTCGACCGGCGGTTCTTCGGTCGGCTCGCAGGATTCCAGCGGGCGGGTTTCCGGCACCTTCACGGTTCCACAGCGGAAAGACTGA
- the lptC gene encoding LPS export ABC transporter periplasmic protein LptC, with protein MPATVNPVRTKRQEFAAPNSSHDRNIKWLRFILPVGVGLLGAMLALAPFTTSGELSFVLDKNSVDVAKERMRVTEALYRGEDSEGRPFSLKAGSAVQKSSSEAIVDLQDLSARILLKEGPAQIRASEGSYDMDQENVRVPGPVQVEAANGYRLSTSNVTIDLKQRSLRSDGSVEGRTNIGTFGADRLEADLAERTVRLDGNARLRIEQNGLRRR; from the coding sequence ATGCCTGCGACCGTCAACCCTGTCCGGACAAAGCGCCAGGAGTTCGCCGCTCCCAACAGTTCGCATGACCGGAACATCAAATGGCTGCGCTTCATTCTTCCCGTGGGGGTTGGCCTGTTGGGCGCGATGCTGGCGCTGGCGCCCTTTACGACAAGCGGCGAACTGAGCTTCGTTCTGGACAAGAACAGCGTTGACGTCGCCAAGGAGCGGATGCGGGTTACCGAGGCGCTGTATCGCGGCGAAGATAGCGAAGGCCGTCCATTTTCCCTCAAGGCCGGTTCTGCGGTGCAGAAAAGCTCGAGCGAAGCAATTGTCGATCTGCAGGATCTGTCGGCCCGGATATTGCTGAAAGAGGGGCCGGCCCAAATCCGCGCCAGCGAGGGCAGCTATGACATGGATCAGGAGAATGTCCGGGTACCGGGGCCGGTGCAGGTTGAAGCGGCCAATGGCTATCGTCTCTCGACCAGCAATGTCACTATTGATTTGAAGCAGCGCAGCTTGCGCAGCGATGGCTCGGTGGAAGGGCGGACCAATATCGGAACCTTCGGTGCAGACCGGCTCGAAGCGGATCTGGCGGAGCGCACGGTCCGCCTTGATGGCAATGCGCGTTTGCGGATCGAACAAAATGGACTAAGAAGACGCTAG